In Paenibacillus guangzhouensis, a single window of DNA contains:
- a CDS encoding GNAT family N-acetyltransferase: MSSFRIVESTKHDMDFIEKGICDYNESHVPFEPPIPVEAINRHIKDEYGDIVAGINCIHYAWKCIAIDALWVREDYRKKGLGSRLLREIENAVKAYGCHLIHVDTFDFQAKDFYVKHGYEIFGVLEDCPLGHQRYYLKKSIS, from the coding sequence ATGAGTTCATTTCGAATCGTTGAAAGCACAAAACATGATATGGATTTTATTGAAAAAGGAATCTGCGATTATAACGAATCACACGTGCCTTTTGAACCACCCATTCCGGTTGAGGCAATCAATAGGCATATAAAAGATGAATACGGTGACATTGTTGCAGGGATCAACTGTATCCATTATGCATGGAAATGCATCGCGATTGATGCACTATGGGTTCGAGAGGACTATCGAAAAAAGGGTCTGGGGTCCCGGTTGCTGCGAGAGATCGAGAATGCGGTAAAGGCATATGGATGTCATCTGATTCATGTCGATACGTTTGACTTCCAAGCCAAAGATTTTTATGTGAAGCACGGTTACGAGATTTTCGGTGTACTAGAAGACTGCCCCTTAGGTCATCAACGCTATTATCTGAAAAAGTCAATTTCATAG
- a CDS encoding HAD-IIIA family hydrolase, producing MLVLFDLDGTLISSYMDHPDRNYDQWVLLPYRKEILHALLDQGHTIGIVTNQAGVAFGHVTEKKAMQRIHAVFEALELSPYPAVQVCYAHPKAKIHKYRKRDAVARRKPSGAMIREHIAMNPDAAAEGVIYIGDRPEDEAAAMDAEVDFVWTDKFFPA from the coding sequence ATGCTGGTCTTGTTCGACCTTGATGGAACGCTGATTAGCTCTTACATGGATCACCCAGATCGGAATTATGATCAATGGGTTCTATTGCCATATCGAAAAGAGATCCTACATGCCTTGTTAGACCAAGGGCATACCATTGGTATTGTCACGAATCAAGCGGGTGTAGCGTTCGGTCATGTTACGGAGAAAAAAGCGATGCAACGAATCCATGCCGTATTCGAAGCGTTAGAACTCTCGCCTTATCCAGCTGTTCAGGTGTGTTATGCGCATCCGAAAGCAAAGATTCACAAGTATCGGAAGCGGGATGCCGTTGCACGCCGGAAGCCTTCAGGAGCTATGATCCGAGAACATATCGCCATGAACCCAGATGCAGCGGCAGAAGGCGTGATTTATATCGGTGATCGTCCGGAGGACGAGGCTGCGGCGATGGATGCTGAGGTTGATTTTGTATGGACAGATAAGTTCTTTCCGGCTTGA
- the ku gene encoding non-homologous end joining protein Ku: protein MHTVWKGAISFGLVNVPVKMFSATEDKDISMRYIHKKCNTPLSYVRKCKTCDTEVEWEEISKGYEYEPGKFVIFEKDELEKLSGEITKEIKILDFVHLNDIDPIYFQKTYYLSPIETGAHAYNLLLESMKQTQKIGISQVSIRSKSSLAAIRVIDNCIAMETIFYPDEIRPVSQVPNLPQTPVMVNEKELNMAKMLIDQLTTPFEPEKYKDNYRAALLEAIEHKIAGEEINVAPAAQKTNVIDLMSALQASLDVVKPVIAADTGAPTPTKPKPRGRKKAKETAS from the coding sequence ATGCATACAGTCTGGAAAGGCGCCATTAGCTTTGGGTTGGTCAACGTTCCTGTGAAAATGTTCTCAGCAACAGAAGATAAAGATATCTCCATGCGTTACATTCATAAGAAGTGTAATACGCCCTTATCCTATGTAAGAAAATGCAAAACATGCGATACCGAAGTGGAATGGGAAGAAATTTCGAAGGGCTATGAGTATGAGCCTGGTAAATTCGTGATTTTCGAGAAGGATGAACTGGAGAAGTTGTCTGGAGAAATCACCAAAGAAATAAAAATATTAGACTTTGTTCATTTGAACGATATTGATCCGATTTATTTCCAGAAAACATACTACTTGTCTCCAATCGAGACAGGCGCCCATGCGTATAATCTGCTGCTCGAGTCCATGAAACAAACACAGAAAATTGGCATTTCCCAAGTATCGATTCGTTCCAAGAGCAGTCTTGCTGCCATTCGGGTGATTGACAATTGTATTGCGATGGAGACGATCTTCTATCCGGATGAGATTCGCCCGGTCAGCCAAGTGCCGAACTTGCCGCAGACGCCTGTGATGGTGAATGAAAAGGAACTCAATATGGCGAAAATGTTAATCGACCAATTGACGACACCATTCGAACCCGAGAAATATAAAGATAACTACCGCGCGGCATTGCTCGAGGCGATCGAGCATAAAATTGCCGGAGAAGAGATTAATGTGGCCCCTGCGGCGCAGAAGACCAATGTCATTGATCTCATGTCTGCCCTGCAGGCAAGTCTGGATGTCGTGAAACCGGTTATTGCAGCTGATACGGGCGCACCAACACCAACCAAGCCAAAGCCGCGCGGACGCAAAAAAGCGAAGGAGACTGCTTCATAA
- a CDS encoding ATP-dependent DNA ligase, whose amino-acid sequence MGFTGLQVYGMTLPVKPMSPIYQDQLPKGTDMGYQLKWDGVRSLAALSKGQVMLYSKNMLTQNAAFPEIVAVLQNQFPDNSLLLDGELVMFDTVLQRPDFKRIQQRVRSKRIVSTESQYPNHQPIYVVFDILYENGYDWSNQPFEARHHRLGELLPEKLPQLFVTDLFLDGDLLWNWVEEHQWEGVVSKRLTSRYHEGKKHQDWWKRKTSINLEVDIYGITIREGRVASMVMVYDGAYFGRVSLGLNGVDKGRLMDYATSHPAALAPFTSLPEDLKKEQVLWLSQPLRCEVTGLEITHQGVLRHPKISHKPKLLLERK is encoded by the coding sequence ATGGGATTCACCGGACTGCAAGTATATGGCATGACCCTACCGGTCAAGCCGATGTCCCCCATCTATCAAGATCAGCTTCCGAAGGGAACCGATATGGGATATCAGTTAAAATGGGACGGCGTGCGGTCGCTCGCTGCCCTCTCGAAAGGGCAAGTGATGCTCTATTCCAAAAACATGCTGACACAAAATGCGGCTTTCCCTGAAATCGTGGCCGTGCTGCAGAACCAGTTCCCCGATAACAGTCTCTTGTTGGATGGGGAACTCGTGATGTTCGATACTGTCTTGCAACGGCCAGATTTCAAACGGATCCAACAACGTGTTCGGAGCAAACGGATCGTATCCACGGAATCGCAATATCCGAATCATCAGCCCATATACGTTGTTTTCGATATCCTCTATGAGAACGGCTATGATTGGTCCAACCAGCCTTTTGAGGCGCGTCACCACCGTCTTGGCGAATTACTGCCAGAGAAGCTGCCTCAGCTCTTCGTCACTGATCTATTCCTCGATGGCGATCTCCTCTGGAACTGGGTCGAAGAGCATCAATGGGAGGGTGTCGTCAGCAAACGGTTAACAAGCCGTTACCACGAGGGCAAGAAGCATCAGGATTGGTGGAAACGGAAGACATCCATCAACCTAGAAGTGGACATCTATGGGATCACAATTCGAGAAGGCCGTGTCGCAAGCATGGTGATGGTCTACGATGGCGCTTACTTCGGCCGCGTGTCTCTCGGACTAAATGGAGTAGATAAAGGCCGATTAATGGACTACGCGACATCTCACCCCGCTGCGCTTGCTCCATTCACTTCCTTACCAGAGGATCTAAAGAAAGAACAAGTCCTGTGGCTCTCTCAGCCTTTACGCTGTGAGGTGACAGGACTTGAAATTACGCACCAGGGCGTGTTGCGGCACCCTAAAATCAGCCATAAGCCGAAACTATTACTAGAGAGGAAGTAA
- the ligD gene encoding non-homologous end-joining DNA ligase, which produces MSVGQKEKIIVEGNEITISNPHKLLWPEVQLTKLEYLNKLVFLAPYLLRYCSNRHLTTIRYPNGVADKSFYQKNCPTGKPDFVQIAPLEDIDYVNLNSLSTLMWLGNLACLEFHPSLHYIGRTAPVEWIIDLDPSRDPEPRIMEAAQAIGEILDSLRITSIPKTSGATGVQIYIPLPSDERYSFDQLRQLGHFIASFAVQKYPKLFTIERFKKNRGGLIYIDYLQHGYGRTLSAPYTPRARAHATLSTPLLWSEVAQRPDAKEFNLRNIEERLNKLGDLITRVPGQNLDAVLGKLSSVSH; this is translated from the coding sequence ATGAGCGTTGGCCAGAAAGAGAAAATCATAGTCGAAGGCAACGAAATTACCATTTCGAATCCGCATAAGCTTCTCTGGCCTGAGGTGCAATTGACGAAGCTGGAATACTTGAACAAGCTCGTCTTCCTCGCTCCCTATCTGCTCCGCTACTGCTCCAACCGCCATCTGACGACGATTCGTTATCCAAATGGCGTCGCGGATAAGTCCTTCTATCAGAAAAATTGTCCAACAGGGAAACCTGACTTCGTGCAGATCGCTCCATTAGAGGACATTGACTATGTGAACCTTAACTCATTATCGACCCTCATGTGGCTTGGCAATCTAGCTTGTCTAGAATTCCATCCTTCGCTTCATTATATTGGACGTACGGCACCCGTGGAATGGATTATCGATCTCGATCCAAGCCGCGATCCTGAGCCGCGCATCATGGAAGCTGCACAAGCGATCGGCGAGATCCTCGACTCTTTGCGTATTACATCCATACCCAAAACATCCGGCGCGACCGGCGTGCAAATCTATATCCCACTTCCGTCCGATGAACGGTATTCCTTCGACCAATTGCGTCAGCTTGGGCATTTCATTGCTTCATTCGCCGTTCAGAAGTACCCGAAGTTGTTCACCATTGAACGATTCAAAAAAAATCGCGGAGGTCTCATCTATATCGATTATCTCCAGCACGGTTATGGAAGGACCTTATCTGCCCCTTATACACCGCGTGCGAGAGCTCATGCCACCCTCTCAACACCGCTGCTCTGGTCCGAAGTCGCACAACGTCCCGATGCGAAGGAATTCAATTTGCGTAACATTGAAGAACGCTTGAATAAACTTGGCGATCTTATTACCCGTGTTCCGGGACAGAATTTGGATGCGGTGTTGGGAAAGTTGAGCTCCGTGAGCCATTAA
- a CDS encoding FtsW/RodA/SpoVE family cell cycle protein, with protein sequence MNEILLKHEAVHRYLQQVCKQVRAKEVHQDIQMELLSHLEELIDDKLSVGISLETAIEQALSQIGDPILIGKQFHAAHKPVMEWGLAAIVAILVGIGFLAMYAMKFAVDQSFRDIFLPNQLTYAGIGVVMMVLVYYLDYRKLQNYSWWIYGCALGLMVLCHWFGMWVNGSRSFLAIGRFGVNVYEVVPYLFMIAFAGKIVMDRRRGQERQMNTWITILVYVVLPGYFYLMSPLMDGLIVHCVGISVLHIVMTRQFKLLLGCMASFMLMIALAVFMNQDKMSFILMRLTSWFNPTQDPSGSGYMYLTLSKVIRSAGLWGQGFGVQMKHLPYIYNDMIFPYLIYSLGWCFGLLLVSMVCILIGHTIRMSLQLKDPFGRALIIGLSTVISFKFIYSILMSVGLLPITSVAMPLISYGGNALVMNMTVMGIMLSVYRRKNMLSQFAK encoded by the coding sequence ATGAACGAGATATTACTGAAACACGAGGCAGTCCATCGTTATCTCCAACAGGTATGCAAGCAAGTCCGCGCGAAAGAAGTACATCAAGACATTCAGATGGAGTTGTTAAGTCACCTGGAGGAACTTATTGATGATAAGTTAAGCGTTGGGATCTCATTAGAAACAGCTATTGAACAAGCGCTATCGCAGATCGGTGATCCAATTCTCATCGGTAAGCAATTTCATGCGGCGCATAAGCCTGTCATGGAGTGGGGGCTAGCTGCAATTGTTGCGATTCTAGTTGGTATTGGATTCTTGGCCATGTATGCAATGAAATTTGCAGTAGACCAGAGTTTCAGAGACATATTTTTGCCTAACCAATTAACTTATGCGGGAATCGGAGTTGTCATGATGGTCCTGGTCTACTACTTGGATTATCGAAAATTACAGAACTATTCGTGGTGGATTTATGGGTGTGCCTTAGGACTAATGGTGCTCTGTCATTGGTTTGGCATGTGGGTAAATGGTTCTCGAAGTTTCCTTGCTATCGGGAGGTTTGGTGTGAACGTTTATGAAGTAGTCCCTTATTTATTCATGATAGCCTTTGCAGGAAAGATTGTTATGGACCGGAGGAGAGGACAAGAACGACAGATGAATACTTGGATAACTATCCTAGTGTATGTCGTCCTACCAGGCTATTTCTACCTCATGTCCCCTTTAATGGATGGATTAATCGTTCACTGCGTCGGAATTTCCGTATTACATATTGTTATGACGCGTCAGTTCAAGCTGCTGCTCGGTTGCATGGCTTCATTCATGTTAATGATTGCCCTCGCGGTATTCATGAATCAGGACAAGATGAGCTTCATCCTCATGCGACTTACGAGTTGGTTCAACCCTACACAAGATCCGTCAGGTAGCGGGTATATGTATCTTACTTTATCCAAAGTGATTCGTTCCGCTGGTTTGTGGGGACAAGGCTTCGGTGTTCAAATGAAACACTTGCCGTATATCTATAATGATATGATCTTTCCCTATTTGATATATAGCTTGGGTTGGTGCTTTGGGCTGTTGTTGGTCAGTATGGTATGTATTTTGATAGGGCATACGATTCGAATGTCCTTACAACTTAAAGATCCTTTCGGACGAGCATTAATCATTGGATTATCAACCGTGATAAGCTTCAAGTTTATCTACAGTATACTCATGTCAGTCGGTCTACTGCCGATTACATCAGTAGCCATGCCGCTCATCTCTTATGGAGGGAATGCTTTGGTTATGAATATGACCGTCATGGGGATCATGCTAAGTGTATATCGACGGAAGAATATGCTCAGCCAATTTGCAAAATAA
- a CDS encoding PadR family transcriptional regulator codes for MKINKELMKGSTVILILTLLSRKEMYGYEMTKEMETRSSGLFTLKEGTLYPILHTLESDLLVESFWSDEGGRNRKYYRITEKGRKQLEEKKKEWALFRTTLDQVIGEGQA; via the coding sequence ATGAAGATTAACAAGGAATTAATGAAGGGCAGTACGGTGATCTTGATCCTTACCTTATTGAGCCGCAAAGAAATGTATGGCTATGAAATGACAAAAGAGATGGAGACGCGGTCCAGCGGACTGTTTACTTTAAAAGAAGGAACGTTATACCCGATTTTGCACACACTCGAGTCTGATCTCCTCGTAGAGTCGTTCTGGTCCGATGAAGGCGGACGAAATCGTAAGTATTACCGTATAACGGAAAAAGGGAGAAAACAGCTAGAAGAGAAGAAGAAGGAATGGGCACTCTTCCGAACGACACTGGATCAAGTGATCGGGGAGGGACAAGCATGA
- a CDS encoding PEP/pyruvate-binding domain-containing protein, with amino-acid sequence MSILRLEDIYDEHSFGGKAVQLGAAARAGLPVPTGYGISHQLVEEIIDTENQSVLHQLDEIMAHLGDSCVVRSSAVGEDGVLASYAGLFRTELHLTNRTQLVQAIQRVAASRYSDQVRVYRSRIGISSSPKMAVIIQKTVMADCSGVLFTRHPVTHGDVRMIESCWGFGESVVGGRIIPDQYMVSRGATSTQLIIGTKETGVYTRSEGGTIEVPLDDHLKDTASLRDDQIQQLDRLADCCEAYFGAGLDLEWAFASNSLYLLQCRKMTI; translated from the coding sequence ATGAGCATTCTGAGACTTGAAGATATATACGATGAGCATTCTTTTGGTGGAAAAGCCGTGCAATTAGGGGCAGCGGCACGAGCGGGATTACCTGTTCCAACAGGATACGGCATATCGCATCAGCTCGTGGAGGAAATTATAGATACTGAAAATCAGAGTGTATTGCATCAATTGGATGAAATTATGGCACATTTAGGAGATTCATGTGTGGTGAGATCTTCTGCTGTAGGTGAAGATGGGGTGCTAGCAAGTTATGCAGGCTTATTCCGGACAGAACTTCATCTGACCAATCGAACGCAGCTAGTGCAGGCGATTCAGCGGGTTGCTGCGTCCCGTTATTCCGATCAAGTGCGTGTGTATCGAAGCAGAATAGGGATTAGTTCATCTCCTAAGATGGCTGTAATTATTCAAAAAACGGTCATGGCGGATTGTTCAGGTGTGCTGTTCACACGGCACCCAGTGACGCATGGCGATGTACGGATGATAGAATCCTGTTGGGGGTTCGGAGAGAGTGTCGTAGGGGGAAGAATTATTCCTGATCAATACATGGTCAGTAGAGGTGCGACTAGCACGCAATTGATAATCGGGACGAAGGAGACGGGGGTGTATACCCGTTCGGAGGGTGGTACGATTGAAGTCCCGCTAGACGATCATCTGAAGGACACAGCCAGTCTTCGTGATGATCAAATTCAACAACTAGATCGATTAGCCGATTGCTGTGAGGCATATTTCGGAGCAGGACTCGATTTGGAGTGGGCTTTTGCGAGCAATTCGTTATATCTACTCCAGTGCCGGAAAATGACGATTTAA
- a CDS encoding PEP-utilizing enzyme has product MNTIRNLYPNEIEELKGILRIVYQDILRYQEERILRNEMKMREAVKATLPFLQLFKANIPAYKQRYIELLENQETLAAYDLIICFDRAIYELHARVEAGVYADLPWSKELRDLLNERQDISSEDNASDGSAVEYITSGVSVNCGVIEGVARVILEEGHLQQLRQGDILVTAMTTPSFVPYANLVSGLITDKGGLVCHAAIIAREFNLPCIVGCKDATKTIQDGERIRLDSDTGIVVRMER; this is encoded by the coding sequence ATGAATACAATTAGAAATTTGTATCCTAATGAAATCGAAGAGTTGAAAGGGATTCTAAGAATCGTATATCAAGACATACTCAGGTATCAGGAAGAGCGCATATTACGTAACGAAATGAAGATGCGGGAAGCCGTGAAGGCGACACTACCTTTTCTACAGTTATTTAAGGCGAATATCCCCGCATACAAACAACGATATATCGAATTGTTGGAGAATCAAGAAACTTTAGCTGCATATGATTTGATTATTTGTTTTGATCGAGCCATATATGAGTTGCATGCACGGGTAGAAGCAGGTGTGTACGCTGACTTACCATGGAGTAAGGAATTAAGGGATCTATTGAACGAGAGACAGGATATATCGTCTGAGGATAATGCCAGTGATGGATCCGCTGTCGAGTACATTACGAGCGGTGTGAGTGTCAATTGTGGTGTGATTGAAGGTGTCGCACGTGTGATCCTGGAGGAAGGTCATCTACAACAGCTCCGACAAGGAGATATTTTGGTTACTGCAATGACAACACCAAGCTTTGTGCCTTATGCCAATCTTGTATCTGGTCTTATAACAGATAAAGGGGGCTTAGTGTGTCACGCAGCAATCATCGCTAGAGAGTTTAACTTACCTTGTATTGTCGGCTGCAAAGATGCAACAAAGACGATTCAAGACGGAGAACGAATTAGACTTGATTCAGATACTGGGATTGTGGTGAGGATGGAACGATGA
- a CDS encoding VOC family protein — MTFKYVGLDHVQLAAPGGCESEARAFYHHLLGWPEIPKPEPLLQRGGVWFRCGKHEVHIGVQKDFVPATKAHPAFHVQRLDELRAYLLQNGIHVIDDMARVEEAVRRFYVQDPFGNRIEFLEWM, encoded by the coding sequence ATGACATTCAAATACGTTGGTCTGGATCATGTTCAACTTGCAGCGCCAGGGGGCTGTGAATCGGAAGCCCGAGCGTTCTACCATCATCTCCTCGGATGGCCTGAAATCCCGAAGCCCGAACCTTTACTACAGCGAGGGGGCGTATGGTTCCGTTGTGGTAAGCATGAGGTTCATATTGGTGTACAGAAGGATTTTGTGCCTGCGACCAAAGCCCATCCGGCATTTCATGTTCAGAGGTTGGATGAACTGCGTGCTTATTTGCTCCAAAATGGCATCCATGTGATCGATGATATGGCACGGGTGGAAGAAGCCGTTAGGCGATTCTATGTACAAGACCCTTTTGGGAATCGCATTGAATTTTTGGAATGGATGTAA
- a CDS encoding FecCD family ABC transporter permease, whose translation MKSVPALSTDRLRARHGAIVMSILGILIIGVFIVSMNTGYIRLSPLEVLKTLFGMGTDQQSLILFGFRLPRIVISVLVGVGLAVSGCILQGVSRNALADPGILGINAGSGLMVMIFIGFYKDTAGAPVFMLPVLAFIGASATAALIYVLAYKRHEGISPIRLLFNGIAVAAGISAVTIVLTLIIDPVKYQFVATWLAGSIWGSTWKHVLALLPWIVILIPFVIYKAKVMNILNLGDQLATGLGTSVERERMKLIGASVGIAGACVAVSGGIGFVGLIAPHLANRLVGPKHQLLLPTSALTGGLLVIVADTIGRTILQPTEIPTGVVVAVIGAPFFLYLLAKSRS comes from the coding sequence ATGAAATCTGTGCCAGCCTTATCTACGGATCGGCTTCGAGCACGTCATGGTGCGATTGTGATGTCGATCTTAGGAATACTCATCATCGGGGTATTCATTGTTAGCATGAATACGGGTTACATTCGCTTATCGCCCCTCGAGGTGCTCAAGACGCTGTTCGGTATGGGGACGGATCAACAATCTTTGATTCTGTTCGGCTTCCGGCTGCCGAGGATCGTAATCTCTGTCCTGGTTGGCGTAGGACTTGCCGTATCCGGATGTATTCTTCAGGGCGTATCGCGAAATGCCCTTGCAGATCCAGGGATTCTAGGCATTAATGCAGGTTCGGGGCTAATGGTCATGATATTCATCGGTTTCTATAAGGATACGGCAGGGGCACCCGTGTTTATGCTGCCTGTGCTTGCATTCATCGGTGCGAGCGCGACGGCCGCGCTGATCTATGTCCTCGCGTACAAGCGTCATGAAGGCATATCGCCGATCCGATTATTGTTCAACGGGATTGCCGTCGCGGCGGGAATAAGTGCCGTGACGATCGTATTGACCTTAATCATTGATCCGGTAAAATATCAGTTCGTCGCCACATGGTTGGCTGGTAGCATCTGGGGTTCGACGTGGAAGCATGTCCTTGCTCTATTGCCGTGGATCGTAATCCTCATTCCATTTGTCATCTATAAGGCAAAAGTGATGAACATCTTGAATCTGGGGGATCAATTAGCAACCGGATTGGGTACATCTGTAGAGAGGGAGAGAATGAAGTTAATCGGTGCGTCAGTCGGTATAGCCGGTGCGTGTGTAGCGGTAAGCGGGGGGATCGGATTCGTTGGTCTTATTGCGCCACATCTTGCGAATCGACTTGTTGGCCCCAAGCATCAACTACTGTTGCCAACGTCGGCATTAACGGGCGGGCTGCTCGTCATCGTGGCGGATACGATCGGGCGGACGATTCTTCAACCGACCGAAATCCCGACAGGTGTCGTCGTGGCCGTCATTGGCGCCCCTTTTTTCTTATATTTGCTCGCAAAATCAAGAAGTTAA
- a CDS encoding FecCD family ABC transporter permease: protein MLAVSNKQKDSTDAATSQLRSRPAAASVIIIGGLVGLALAMALSVTFGAADISFDMVWKAVFAFNPDITQHQIIQELRLPRVIGGAMVGASFAVAGALMQGMTRNPMADSGLLGLNAGAGLVITLCFAFLPGLSFNQLILFAFIGAGLGAGLVFGVGSLSRGGLTPVRLVLAGAAVSALFGALSEGVALHYNIGQNLAFWYAGGLAGTKWFQLKVMLPWIIGALIASMMLSRSITLLSLGDEIAAGLGQRTRTIKFAGTIIVLILAGSAVAVVGAVGFVGLIIPHLTRFLVGVNYRWIIPCSAVLGSLLVVLADLTARMIRPPYETPIGALIALIGVPFFMYLARKERRAL, encoded by the coding sequence ATGTTAGCAGTGTCCAATAAACAAAAAGATTCAACAGATGCAGCGACAAGCCAGCTGCGCTCAAGACCGGCTGCTGCAAGTGTCATTATCATTGGAGGTCTTGTCGGATTAGCACTCGCGATGGCTTTATCGGTCACTTTTGGTGCAGCAGACATCTCTTTTGATATGGTCTGGAAAGCTGTCTTCGCCTTCAATCCAGATATTACGCAGCATCAAATTATTCAAGAACTTCGTCTTCCAAGGGTGATTGGCGGAGCGATGGTAGGGGCGAGTTTTGCTGTAGCAGGAGCACTTATGCAAGGAATGACGCGAAATCCGATGGCGGATTCCGGTCTGCTCGGACTAAATGCTGGGGCAGGTTTGGTGATTACGCTGTGCTTTGCATTTCTCCCTGGTTTGTCTTTTAATCAGCTGATCCTATTTGCTTTTATCGGTGCGGGCCTTGGAGCTGGACTCGTATTTGGTGTCGGTTCACTGTCGCGCGGCGGACTTACGCCGGTGCGGCTCGTTTTGGCTGGTGCTGCCGTCAGTGCTTTATTCGGTGCTTTGAGTGAGGGGGTAGCTCTTCATTATAATATTGGACAAAATTTAGCATTCTGGTATGCTGGCGGATTAGCTGGAACGAAGTGGTTCCAGCTTAAGGTCATGCTTCCATGGATTATAGGTGCATTGATCGCATCTATGATGTTGTCCCGTTCGATTACACTCCTCAGTCTCGGTGACGAGATTGCTGCAGGGCTCGGTCAACGAACACGAACCATCAAGTTTGCCGGTACAATCATTGTCTTGATCCTTGCGGGTTCCGCGGTTGCGGTGGTCGGTGCGGTAGGCTTTGTCGGACTGATTATCCCGCATCTAACCCGTTTCTTGGTTGGGGTTAACTATCGATGGATCATTCCGTGCTCAGCCGTTCTTGGGAGCTTGCTGGTTGTGCTGGCGGATCTAACTGCAAGAATGATCCGACCGCCTTATGAGACGCCAATTGGGGCCTTGATTGCACTGATTGGGGTTCCGTTCTTCATGTATCTCGCACGTAAAGAAAGGAGGGCATTGTAA
- a CDS encoding SDR family NAD(P)-dependent oxidoreductase — protein sequence MKLLDKVAIVTGGASGIGEATVKLFAAEGAKVVIADFSDRGQQLADALQSEGKDALFIKTDVTNEEQVKHMIDTTVQKYGRVDVLYANAGIAKDGPAHVLNMDAWQRTIDINLTGVFLCDKYAIEQMLKQGTGGAIVNCGSIHSHVGKHGVTAYASAKGGVKLLTQTLGITYAQEGIRVNAICPGYIDTPLIEGRNEALNEHLVSLHPMGRLGKPEEVAKAVLFLASDDASFVTGTSLLVDGGYTAQ from the coding sequence ATGAAATTATTGGACAAGGTAGCGATTGTAACAGGTGGAGCAAGTGGTATTGGTGAAGCGACGGTCAAATTATTTGCGGCTGAAGGCGCGAAAGTGGTCATTGCCGATTTCTCTGACCGTGGACAGCAACTGGCTGATGCGTTGCAATCCGAAGGCAAAGATGCACTATTCATTAAGACGGACGTAACGAATGAAGAACAAGTAAAGCATATGATCGACACGACCGTTCAGAAATATGGCCGAGTGGACGTCCTGTATGCCAATGCAGGGATTGCGAAAGACGGTCCTGCCCATGTGTTGAATATGGATGCATGGCAGCGTACCATTGATATTAACTTGACCGGTGTATTCCTTTGCGACAAATATGCGATTGAACAAATGCTTAAGCAAGGAACAGGCGGAGCGATCGTGAACTGTGGATCCATTCATAGCCATGTCGGGAAGCACGGAGTAACTGCTTATGCGTCCGCCAAAGGCGGCGTGAAGCTATTGACGCAGACGCTAGGCATTACCTATGCCCAAGAAGGCATCCGGGTCAACGCCATTTGCCCAGGGTACATTGATACGCCATTAATTGAAGGACGGAATGAAGCGCTGAATGAACATCTCGTAAGTCTTCATCCAATGGGAAGACTCGGCAAACCTGAAGAAGTTGCTAAGGCAGTTCTATTCCTTGCAAGCGATGATGCATCATTCGTGACCGGAACAAGCTTGCTCGTTGATGGCGGTTATACCGCTCAATAA